One window of Cucurbita pepo subsp. pepo cultivar mu-cu-16 chromosome LG19, ASM280686v2, whole genome shotgun sequence genomic DNA carries:
- the LOC111781410 gene encoding uncharacterized protein LOC111781410 isoform X3, whose translation MNPMINKCFNILLEVLNFTRTKHRDFDCIVAKAKANQQELHLWSGVVRFRKEMVHLPWYKIIGTILRDMIFQKDPHLCQKPAGLEPTNSAFDGGKSGIRRLEP comes from the exons ATGAACCCTATGATAAACAAATGCTTTAATATTTTACTGGAAGTTCTTAACTTCACAAGAACAAAGCACAGGGATTTTGACTGTATTGTGGCTAAAGCCAAAGCAAACCAACAAGAGCTGCATTTGTGGAGTGGAGTGGTCCGATTTCGTAAGGAAATG GTACATCTTCCATGGTACAAAATCATAGGAACAATATTAAGGGACATGATTTTTCAG AAAGATCCTCACTTGTGTCAGAAACCAGCTGGCCTTGAACCAACAAACA GTGCCTTCGATGGAGGAAAGAGTGGGATAAGGAGATTAGAACCCTAG
- the LOC111781410 gene encoding uncharacterized protein LOC111781410 isoform X1 yields the protein MNPMINKCFNILLEVLNFTRTKHRDFDCIVAKAKANQQELHLWSGVVRFRKEMVHLPWYKIIGTILRDMIFQKDPHLCQKPAGLEPTNSMFIMRSSYSYYIHVTHTDFFQFNMEFFSNFI from the exons ATGAACCCTATGATAAACAAATGCTTTAATATTTTACTGGAAGTTCTTAACTTCACAAGAACAAAGCACAGGGATTTTGACTGTATTGTGGCTAAAGCCAAAGCAAACCAACAAGAGCTGCATTTGTGGAGTGGAGTGGTCCGATTTCGTAAGGAAATG GTACATCTTCCATGGTACAAAATCATAGGAACAATATTAAGGGACATGATTTTTCAG AAAGATCCTCACTTGTGTCAGAAACCAGCTGGCCTTGAACCAACAAACAGTATGTTTATTATGCGATCTTCCTATTCTTATTACATACATGTCACCCACACAGATTTCTTCCAATTCAATATGGAATTTTTCtccaattttatttga
- the LOC111781410 gene encoding uncharacterized protein LOC111781410 isoform X2: MNPMINKCFNILLEVLNFTRTKHRDFDCIVAKAKANQQELHLWSGVVRFRKEMVHLPWYKIIGTILRDMIFQKDPHLCQKPAGLEPTNIFLLVHSALPSVHESFICY, encoded by the exons ATGAACCCTATGATAAACAAATGCTTTAATATTTTACTGGAAGTTCTTAACTTCACAAGAACAAAGCACAGGGATTTTGACTGTATTGTGGCTAAAGCCAAAGCAAACCAACAAGAGCTGCATTTGTGGAGTGGAGTGGTCCGATTTCGTAAGGAAATG GTACATCTTCCATGGTACAAAATCATAGGAACAATATTAAGGGACATGATTTTTCAG AAAGATCCTCACTTGTGTCAGAAACCAGCTGGCCTTGAACCAACAAACA TCTTCCTGCTTGTCCATTCCGCCCTGCCTTCCGTTCACGAATCTTTCATCTGTTACTGA
- the LOC111781410 gene encoding uncharacterized protein LOC111781410 isoform X4, with translation MNPMINKCFNILLEVLNFTRTKHRDFDCIVAKAKANQQELHLWSGVVRFRKEMVHLPWYKIIGTILRDMIFQSSCLSIPPCLPFTNLSSVTELLMTLPWTH, from the exons ATGAACCCTATGATAAACAAATGCTTTAATATTTTACTGGAAGTTCTTAACTTCACAAGAACAAAGCACAGGGATTTTGACTGTATTGTGGCTAAAGCCAAAGCAAACCAACAAGAGCTGCATTTGTGGAGTGGAGTGGTCCGATTTCGTAAGGAAATG GTACATCTTCCATGGTACAAAATCATAGGAACAATATTAAGGGACATGATTTTTCAG TCTTCCTGCTTGTCCATTCCGCCCTGCCTTCCGTTCACGAATCTTTCATCTGTTACTGAACTTTTAATGACGCTGCCATGGACCCATTGA